In the genome of Cyanobacterium stanieri LEGE 03274, the window GTTATATACTCTAAGAGTTTTTTTATGAATGATCAAGATAATCAAGGAAACTTGAATAAGAACAATAATAGCCCTAGTTTAAAACAGAGTGACCCTGAAAAGTATGCTTATTTGATGTCCGAGGCTCAAGCCCCTTATCGGGGGCTACGTAGGTTTATTTATGTGGGTTTTGGAGCTTCTGGGGCTATAGGTGCTTTTATTTTTTTTACTCAGATTTTAGCGGGTAAGGGGGTGGAGGATAATTTGCTTAATTTGTTGGTGCAGTTGGGGGTTATCGGTTTGATGGTTTTTTTATTTAAATGGGATCGCAAAAAGGATAATTAATATCTAGTTCGGATAAATGATTATAAATAGATTGTATGTTT includes:
- a CDS encoding DUF3493 domain-containing protein; its protein translation is MNDQDNQGNLNKNNNSPSLKQSDPEKYAYLMSEAQAPYRGLRRFIYVGFGASGAIGAFIFFTQILAGKGVEDNLLNLLVQLGVIGLMVFLFKWDRKKDN